In one Butyrivibrio proteoclasticus B316 genomic region, the following are encoded:
- the galT gene encoding UDP-glucose--hexose-1-phosphate uridylyltransferase, with amino-acid sequence MAMTDINVAIKKLVAYGLATGLIEKEDIIYTVNSLLIELGLDSVEAEITDIEKLVAEVPGDEAELGNYLEKVLGELDDYAAANGLIENDSVVYRDLFDTRLMGHFVERPSAVIRKFNEKYKESPEAATYYYYNLSKNSDYIRRYRIAKDMKWIAPTEYGDLDITINLSKPEKDPKAIAAARNAKQSGYPKCQLCWENEGYSGRLDHPSRENHRIIPVTIQNSKWGFQYSPYVYYNEHCIVFNSQHIPMKIEHNTFCKLFDFVKAFPHYFVGSNADLPIVGGSILSHDHFQGGHYTFAMAKAPVERTFTVKGFEDVESGIVKWPMSVIRLSGTDTDRIIELADVILNKWRGYTDEAAFVFAETDGTPHNTITPIARKRGDKYELDLVLRNNITTEEHPLGVYHPHAQLHHIKKENIGLIEVMGLAVLPARLKSEMAQLKKAMLAGADLRADEVLEKHADWVDEFSKKYDVINESNIDEIVQNEIGEVFMHVLEDAGVYKRTPEGQAAFDRFTKSL; translated from the coding sequence ATGGCTATGACAGATATAAATGTAGCAATTAAGAAACTTGTAGCATATGGACTGGCAACAGGACTTATAGAGAAAGAGGATATCATTTATACAGTTAATTCTCTTTTGATTGAGCTGGGACTCGATAGCGTAGAGGCAGAGATAACAGATATTGAGAAGCTTGTCGCAGAGGTTCCGGGAGATGAAGCAGAACTTGGAAATTATCTGGAGAAGGTTCTTGGAGAGCTTGATGATTATGCCGCTGCAAATGGACTAATCGAGAATGACAGTGTAGTTTACAGAGATCTATTTGATACCAGACTGATGGGACACTTTGTAGAAAGACCAAGCGCTGTTATCAGGAAATTTAATGAGAAGTATAAAGAGAGCCCTGAGGCTGCAACCTATTACTACTATAATCTTTCCAAGAACAGTGATTATATACGCAGATATCGTATTGCCAAGGATATGAAGTGGATAGCACCAACAGAATACGGTGATCTTGACATTACTATTAATCTTTCCAAGCCTGAGAAGGATCCTAAGGCTATCGCAGCTGCCAGAAATGCCAAGCAGAGTGGATACCCTAAGTGTCAGCTGTGCTGGGAGAATGAGGGGTATTCAGGAAGATTAGATCATCCTTCCAGAGAGAATCACAGGATCATTCCTGTAACTATCCAGAATTCCAAATGGGGATTTCAGTATTCTCCATATGTTTACTATAATGAGCACTGTATTGTATTCAATTCACAGCACATTCCTATGAAGATTGAGCACAATACCTTCTGTAAGCTATTTGATTTTGTTAAGGCATTTCCTCACTATTTTGTCGGATCCAATGCAGATCTTCCGATAGTTGGAGGTTCTATTTTAAGCCATGACCATTTCCAGGGCGGTCATTACACCTTTGCAATGGCTAAGGCTCCAGTAGAGAGAACATTCACAGTCAAGGGCTTTGAGGATGTAGAGAGTGGAATTGTTAAATGGCCTATGTCGGTTATCAGACTTTCAGGTACTGATACGGATAGGATCATTGAACTTGCTGACGTGATCCTTAATAAGTGGAGAGGTTATACTGACGAGGCTGCATTTGTGTTTGCTGAGACCGATGGAACTCCTCACAACACAATTACACCTATTGCCAGAAAGCGTGGAGATAAGTATGAGCTTGACCTGGTTCTGAGGAATAACATTACAACTGAGGAACATCCTCTTGGAGTTTATCATCCTCATGCTCAGCTTCATCATATTAAGAAAGAGAACATTGGACTTATAGAAGTAATGGGGCTTGCTGTTCTTCCTGCCAGACTCAAATCAGAGATGGCACAGCTCAAAAAAGCTATGCTTGCAGGCGCTGATCTTAGAGCTGACGAGGTTCTTGAGAAGCATGCCGACTGGGTAGATGAGTTTAGCAAGAAATATGATGTGATCAATGAGAGCAATATTGATGAGATTGTTCAGAATGAGATTGGAGAAGTATTCATGCATGTTCTGGAAGATGCAGGTGTTTATAAGAGAACACCTGAGGGACAGGCTGCTTTTGACAGATTCACCAAGTCTCTTTGA